GCTGCTCGAACTCATGCGGATCTCCGGCGGGGCCTTCGTGGCTATGACTGCTGGAACGCTGGCCCGGCTGGGCATCGCCCAGGAGCACACGCCGGCGGCCGGCATGCTGGCCAGCCCGGCATTCTGCGAGACGGTCGACCTGATCGGCCCCGATTCCTACTCGGTCACCGGCCAGGCGGCCACCATCCGCGCCCTCGGATCGACCGAGACGAGGCCGCAGCAATTGAAAAGACCCGGTTTGATCAGGCCCCTGCGGGCGTTTGACGGCGGCGTGCTGCGCCGACCGGGCGTTACCGAAGCGGCCACCGATTTGGCCGTCCTGGCCGGCATCGAGCCCGCCGTCCTGTTCGGTCGCCTGCTAAATGACGAGGGCGATCCGCTGGGCGCCAACGCGGCCGCGGAGCTGGCCTCCGCCAGGGGCTGGAAGACGCTGTCGACTACCGACCTGATCGCCCACCGGCGCAAATCTGAAAAGCTGATCGAACGGCTGGCTTCGGCCCAGCTCCCGACCCCCTGGGGCGAATTCACCGCGACCGCGTTTCGCGACTCGGTAACTGGAGACGACCACGTCGCTCTGGTGATCGGCCAGATCGAGCCGGGCGAGCCGACTCTGGTCAGGGTGCATGATGAATGCCTGACCGGCGACGTCTTCGGGTCGATGCGCTGCGATTGCGGACCGCAACTGAGAACCGCCTTGCAGCGGGTGGCGTCCGAGGGGCGGGGCGTGATCCTCTACATGCGCCAGGAGGGCCGTGGAATAGGTCTGGCCAACAAACTGCGGGCCTACGCGCTGCAGCAGCAGGAGGGTCTGGACACCGTCGACGCCAACATCGCGCTCGGCTTTCTGCCAGACGAACGCGATTACGGGATCGGCGCGCAGATCCTGGGCGA
The Chloroflexota bacterium genome window above contains:
- the ribA gene encoding GTP cyclohydrolase II; this translates as MNGQVSAAAESFASGEPVVINSAGRGDFVATLTIPAAAVTTAVLLELMRISGGAFVAMTAGTLARLGIAQEHTPAAGMLASPAFCETVDLIGPDSYSVTGQAATIRALGSTETRPQQLKRPGLIRPLRAFDGGVLRRPGVTEAATDLAVLAGIEPAVLFGRLLNDEGDPLGANAAAELASARGWKTLSTTDLIAHRRKSEKLIERLASAQLPTPWGEFTATAFRDSVTGDDHVALVIGQIEPGEPTLVRVHDECLTGDVFGSMRCDCGPQLRTALQRVASEGRGVILYMRQEGRGIGLANKLRAYALQQQEGLDTVDANIALGFLPDERDYGIGAQILGELGVTKLRLLTNNPRKRVEISGYGLEIVEQVPLQIEPNEHNAHYMATKRDRMGHDLELAERD